In Amaranthus tricolor cultivar Red isolate AtriRed21 chromosome 3, ASM2621246v1, whole genome shotgun sequence, a single window of DNA contains:
- the LOC130808338 gene encoding protein FAR1-RELATED SEQUENCE 11-like, with amino-acid sequence MIDFDLSELVIEVDEDALFVGQTFQTQEEAFTFCNNYAKKHGFMGVKDRTNTRHGRTIRQDFHCHCYGKPRPKVFDMSKNRQNKSSSKCGCYTRLRITLKQSFDIFSEEWHVTVLVKQHNHPMLSHEELRFLLSNRSITPQDEKKILLYKEAGLSIRQIIRVMELEKNLKHVKKLPGVEEANNIKEYLKSAKEENKMFQYTFTLYEKGRLENLFLCHAQSFEWYQKYGDVDVFDNTYKVNSYNMPCANFSSLEKQASEVLTPFAFKEFQEEFARPTLYTINQVERNVFLVKYFEGDNARQHKVLWDGYTMKCSCKLMICGVICRHPLRGMMIHHLKKNALLRAMNLEMEK; translated from the exons atgattgattttgACTTAAGTGAACTTGTAATTGAAGTGGATGAGGATGCACTTTTTGTTGGTCAAACTTTTCAGACTCAGGAAGAAGCATTTACATTTTGTAACAATTATGCAAAAAAACATGGTTTTATGGGAGTGAAGGATCGTACAAACACTCGACATGGAAGAACTATTAGACAAGATTTTCATTGTCATTGCTATGGAAAACCACGTCCAAAGGTATTTGATATGTCCAAAAATAGGCAAAACAAGAGTTCTTCTAAGTGTGGTTGCTATACTCGTTTGCGAATCACTCTGAAGCAGAGTTTTGATATATTTTCAGAAGAATGGCATGTGACTGTATTGGTCAAACAACATAACCATCCCATGTTGTCACATGAAGAACTACGTTTTCTTCTGTCAAATAGGAGTATCACTCCACAAGACGAGAAAAAGATTTTGTTATATAAAGAAGCAGGATTATCAATTAGACAAATAATTAGGGTGATGGAACTTgaaaaaaatctcaaacatg ttaaaaagttGCCTGGAGTTGAGGAGGCAAATAACATAAAAGAGTATCTAAAATCTGCaaaggaagaaaataaaatgtttcAATATACGTTTACTTTGTATGAAAAGGGGAGACTagaaaatttgtttttgtgtcATGCTCAAAGTTTTGAGTGGTACCAAAAATATGGTGATGTAGATGTTTTTGATAACACTTATAAAGTGAACTCATATAATATGCCCTGTGCGAATTTT TCATCATTGGAAAAACAAGCTTCTGAAGTTCTAACACCATTTGCTTTTAAAGAATTTCAAGAAGAATTTGCAAGGCCTACATTGTATACTATTAATCAAGTTGAGAGAAATGTTTTTCTGGTAAAATATTTTGAAGGGGACAACGCTAGACAACACAAAGTCTTATGGGATGGATATACAATGAAATGTAGTTGCAAACTTATGATTTGTGGTGTTATTTGTCGTCATCCATTGCGT GGCATGATGATACATCATTTGAAGAAGAATGCACTCTTACGAGCAATGAACTTGGAGATGGAGAAATAG